The following nucleotide sequence is from Candidatus Zixiibacteriota bacterium.
CAGCGAGATAACGGCTGCTTCGGGCAGAACTTTGCGCCATATCCTGCGCGCCCTGAGGCATCGCAACTACCGCCTCTTTTTCATCGGTCAGGGGATATCGCTAATCGGGACCTGGATGCAGCGGGTCGCCGTGTCGTGGCTGGTTTATCGGATGACCAATTCTCCGTTTCTTCTGGGGCTCGTGGGATTTTCCGGGCAGATGCCCACTTTCATCATGGCGCCCATTGCCGGCGCGCTGGCCGACCGCTGGGACAGAATGAAGATTCTCCTGGTGTCCCAGTATCTGGCAATGTTTCAGGCGCTGGCGCTGGCATTACTGGTTTTGACAGAAACGGTGGAGGTCTGGCATATCGTCGCGCTGGCGATAATACTGGGCGTAATAAACGGTTTCGAGATACCGACCCGGCAATCGCTGGTGGTCAAGATGATTGACAAACGGGAAGACCTGGGCAACGCCATAGCGCTGAATTCATCGATTTTCAACGGGGCACGCTTGATTGGACCGACCATCGCCGGAATTCTGATTGCCCTGGTTGGAGAGGGAGTTTGCTTCTTGATAAATGGTCTAAGTTTCGTAGCGGTGATTGCGGCAATAATGGCAATGCGGATTTCCGACAGCAAGAGCATCAAGAAAAACGCCGGTATGACAGAGGGATTGAAAGAAGGATTTACCTACGCTTTTGGTTTTGCGCCGATTCGGTCGATACTTCTACTCTTGTCTCTTCTCAATTTTATGGCGATGCCATTTACGGTGCTGATGCCGATATTTGCCAGAGATATTCTTCACGGAGGACCGAATACTCTGGGGTATCTGCTGGGAGCAACCGGATTGGGGGCATTGACCGGCGCCGTATTCCTGGCGGCGCGGAAAAGTGTGGTCGGTCTGGGGAAATGGATTGCGATTGCGGCAATCATCATGGGAAGCGCTCTGGCGGTTTTTTCGATGTCGAAAAATTTCATTCTGTCGCTGCTGCTTCTATATCCGACCGGATTCGGGATGATGGTGCATATGGCGTCAAGCAATACGGTGCTTCAGACGATTGTCGATGATGATAAACGGGCGCGCTTGATGAGTCTTTACGCGATGTCTTTTATGGGAATGACGCCCCTGGGAAGCCTTCTGGCAGGAACGATAGCGGGACGGATTGGCGCGCCCTTAACGTTGGCGATAGGCGGAATGATAACTGTTCTTGGGGCGTTGATATTTATGAGGAAACTTCCGGAGATGCGCAAACTGGTGCGGCCGATTTATCAGCAGAAGGGGATAATAACAGAGGTGGCGTCGGGGATTCAATCGGCGACGGAAGCTTCGGTTCCGCCCCGCGGAATCAGCAATTTTTGAGATTTGAATAACAGATGCGAAATCAGATCTCTGTTTTCCAAAAGAATAGGGGCGTTTTCCGTTTAATTTTCGTATAAAGGGAATGTTTGTAAGAATATTTTACTAATCGGAGCGCAACATGGACGGTGTAACAAGAAAAGAGATGATAGAGCAGTTTGGGCGGGGTTATGATGATCTTATCGATACTTTGATGGAGATTCCAAAGGAAGCCTGGTGGTTCAAATCATCTGACGACAAGTGGTCAATAAACGAGATTATAGTGCACCTGGTGGACAGTGAAACCCACGGCTATCTGCGCTGCCGGATGGCGCTGGCAGAATCGGGGCATCAGATTATGGCATATAATCAGCAGGAGTGGGCGGCGCGATTAGACTATAATGAGAAAAGTACCGAAGATTACCTGGAGTTGTTCAAATGGCTCCGTCTGACAACCTATGATTTGATAGCGGCGCTTCCGGAGAGTGAATGGGAGAAGTATTATATGCATCCGGAGAGAGGCAAAGAGACATTGGAGGGGTGGTTGACTATTTATGTTAATCACGTCAGCGGTCATATTCGTCAGATTAAGCAGAATTACGAGGAGTGGAAAGAAAGCTGAAAGGGCGCACTCCTGATGCCGAAAACTGCGGGGTTTTGAGCCTGCCGTTCAGATAGCCTATTGACCTGGCTATATCCTTTAACTTATCTTTATCGCCAACAAAATAGAAACCTAATAACAGGCGATAAGGATGACTCCACAAAATCTCGTAGAAAAAGTAGCCCAGCGGTTTGCCGTCGGGCTGGAAAAGGGGCATATTGTACAGGCGGGGGATTATCTTACCATCAGGCCGGCATATTGCATGACGCATGACAACACCGGCGCGGTAATCCCAAAATTCAAACAGATTGGCGCCACCAGAATCGCCAATCCTCGCCAGGTGGTAATCACGCTTGACCACAATGTTCAGGATAAAAGCGAGGAAAATCTCAAGAAGTATTCCAAGATTGAGCAGTTTGCCAGAGAAATGGGGCTTGATTTCTATCCGGCGGGCCGCGGGATAGGACATCAGATAATGTGCGAGGAGGGATATGCCTGGCCCGGAACAATGGCGGTGGCATCAGATTCGCATTCTAATATGTACGGCGGTCTGGGCTGTCTGGGAACGCCTATAGTCCGGACCGATGCGGCGGCAATCTGGGCGACCGGCAAGACCTGGTGGCAGGTGCCGCCGGTGGCGAAGGTGGAACTGACCGGAAAGTTAATGCCGGGGGTAACCGGAAAGGATG
It contains:
- a CDS encoding MFS transporter codes for the protein MIASEITAASGRTLRHILRALRHRNYRLFFIGQGISLIGTWMQRVAVSWLVYRMTNSPFLLGLVGFSGQMPTFIMAPIAGALADRWDRMKILLVSQYLAMFQALALALLVLTETVEVWHIVALAIILGVINGFEIPTRQSLVVKMIDKREDLGNAIALNSSIFNGARLIGPTIAGILIALVGEGVCFLINGLSFVAVIAAIMAMRISDSKSIKKNAGMTEGLKEGFTYAFGFAPIRSILLLLSLLNFMAMPFTVLMPIFARDILHGGPNTLGYLLGATGLGALTGAVFLAARKSVVGLGKWIAIAAIIMGSALAVFSMSKNFILSLLLLYPTGFGMMVHMASSNTVLQTIVDDDKRARLMSLYAMSFMGMTPLGSLLAGTIAGRIGAPLTLAIGGMITVLGALIFMRKLPEMRKLVRPIYQQKGIITEVASGIQSATEASVPPRGISNF
- a CDS encoding DinB family protein → MDGVTRKEMIEQFGRGYDDLIDTLMEIPKEAWWFKSSDDKWSINEIIVHLVDSETHGYLRCRMALAESGHQIMAYNQQEWAARLDYNEKSTEDYLELFKWLRLTTYDLIAALPESEWEKYYMHPERGKETLEGWLTIYVNHVSGHIRQIKQNYEEWKES